Proteins encoded together in one Musa acuminata AAA Group cultivar baxijiao chromosome BXJ3-6, Cavendish_Baxijiao_AAA, whole genome shotgun sequence window:
- the LOC135640397 gene encoding uncharacterized protein LOC135640397, with amino-acid sequence MEKKQGFLPALREEEVATGPLPTRSREKGSVRSQAPLPQRRRKGRRRHPSLSQAPEAVAPVAWSKGSRETLAPLVEGPDGSGGGARDAHGDPRKEGWGRWIRGQLSRAPSAATSSVAAGAPSSALRSDLRLLLGVLGAPLAPVHVSSFDPLPHLSVKDTPIETSSAQYIMQQYTAASGGLRLHRSIRNAYATGKVRMVASEFEATAKVVRTGCVSSSTTESGGFVLWQMAPDMWYVELAVGGSKVHAGSNGKVVWRHTPWLGSHAAKGPARPLRRALQGLDPLTTASMFADARCIGEKTVNGEDCFVLKLSADPPTLRARSEGPAEIIRHVLFGYFSQRTGLLVHMEDSHLTRIQANAGGDAVYWETTMNSSLDDYRLVDGIMIAHSGRSTATLFRFGEKAMNHTKRRMEEAWTIDEVAFNVPGLSMDCFIPPADMRRGSTSEACELPRGVRGKFSSRYPQDMPEKIVCRFEVLG; translated from the exons ATGGAGAAGAAGCAAGGGTTCTTACCGGCGCtgagggaggaggaggtggcgacGGGGCCCTTGCCAACGAGGTCGAGGGAGAAGGGCTCCGTGAGGAGCCAGGCGCCGCTCCCGCAGCGGCGGAGGAAGGGGCGCCGCCGCCACCCGTCGCTGTCACAGGCGCCCGAGGCGGTCGCTCCGGTCGCGTGGTCAAAGGGCTCCCGGGAGACCCTCGCGCCGCTCGTGGAGGGCCCCGATGGTAGCGGCGGCGGCGCTCGAGACGCCCACGGGGACCCGAGGAAGGAAGGGTGGGGGCGTTGGATCCGGGGCCAACTCTCACGGGCCCCCTCCGCCGCCACCTCCTCCGTTGCGGCGGGCGCGCCCTCTTCAGCCCTCCGCTCCGACCTCCGCCTCTTGCTCGGAGTCTTGGGAGCGCCGCTCGCCCCCGTTCATGTCAGCTCTTTCGACCCTCTGCCTCACCTCAGCGTCAAGGACACTCCCATT GAAACCTCGTCGGCTCAGTACATAATGCAACAGTACACGGCGGCGTCAGGCGGCCTGAGGCTCCATAGATCCATCCGCAACGCCTACGCCACCGGGAAGGTGCGAATGGTAGCGTCGGAGTTCGAGGCCACAGCCAAAGTCGTCAGGACCGGCTGCGTCTCGTCGAGCACCACGGAGTCCGGTGGCTTCGTGCTCTGGCAGATGGCCCCGGACATGTGGTACGTCGAGCTCGCTGTCGGCGGCAGCAAGGTCCACGCCGGTTCCAATGGCAAGGTCGTGTGGCGCCACACCCCCTGGCTCGGCTCCCATGCCGCCAAAGGCCCCGCCCGTCCCCTCCGCCGAGCTCTCCAG GGTCTCGATCCATTGACCACCGCAAGCATGTTCGCCGACGCGCGTTGCATTGGGGAGAAGACGGTCAACGGGGAGGACTGCTTCGTTCTCAAGCTCAgcgccgatccaccaaccctgagAGCACGGAGCGAAGGCCCTGCTGAGATCATACGGCATGTCTTGTTCGGCTACTTCAGCCAGCGAACCGGGCTTCTTGTCCACATGGAAGATTCCCACCTGACCAGAATCCAAGCCAATGCCGGAGGCGACGCAGTCTACTGGGAGACAACTATGAACTCCTCCCTCGACGACTACCGCCTGGTGGACGGCATAATGATCGCCCACTCGGGTCGTTCCACAGCTACCCTGTTCAGGTTCGGAGAGAAGGCGATGAACCACACCAAGAGGAGGATGGAGGAGGCGTGGACGATAGATGAAGTGGCCTTCAATGTACCTGGCCTCTCCATGGACTGCTTCATTCCCCCAGCTGACATGAGACGTGGTTCAACCAGCGAAGCATGTGAGCTTCCTCGAGGAGTAAGAGGGAAGTTCAGCTCTAGATACCCACAAGATATGCCTGAGAAGATCGTTTGCAGGTTCGAAGTCTTGGGTTAG
- the LOC103988981 gene encoding lysine-rich arabinogalactan protein 18-like: MDRLRAILCISLLCFAASNSAAQSPAAAPTTSAAAPAKPTTPAPAAAPTKSSSTPAPAAAPTSKAPAKAPATRPPTTPAPVAAPAKAPTAAAPTSAPPAPVPVTSPPAPPPTTLLPPAASPIPSTPVPVAAPPKPAETPAPTPSKKKKKKKAKKGAAAPAPSPPAPAAGSPAGSSEATSPGPSVAADETSGAQIVRGFISGGLALLLGLAVILA, encoded by the exons ATGGATCGCCTCAGAGCCATTCTCTGCATCTCCCTCCTCTGCTTCGCGGCCTCCAACTCTGCGGCCCAGTCCCCCGCCGCCGCCCCGACCACCTCCGCAGCCGCTCCCGCCAAGCCAACCACCCCCGCTCCCGCCGCCGCTCCCACCAAAAGCAGCAGCACCCCGGCCCCGGCCGCCGCTCCCACATCCAAGGCTCCCGCCAAGGCCCCCGCGACACGCCCACCTACTACCCCTGCGCCCGTCGCCGCCCCCGCCAAAGCGCCCACGGCGGCCGCGCCAACCTCGGCTCCTCCAGCGCCCGTGCCGGTGACATCCCCGCCCGCGCCGCCTCCGACGACGTTGCTTCCGCCGGCGGCTTCCCCCATCCCATCGACCCCAGTCCCCGTCGCGGCGCCGCCGAAGCCCGCCGAGACGCCCGCCCCGACTccgagcaagaagaagaagaagaagaaggcgaagaaGGGCGCCGCGGCCCCCGCTCCGAGCCCCCCGGCTCCGGCCGCCGGGTCTCCCGCGGGTTCGTCCGAGGCCACCTCCCCGGGTCCCAGCGTCGCCGCCGACGAAACG AGTGGTGCACAGATAGTGAGAGGCTTTATCTCAGGAGGGCTGGCCCTGCTCCTGGGGCTTGCCGTCATCCTTGCCTAG
- the LOC103988928 gene encoding 40S ribosomal protein S29 gives MGHSNVWNSHPKNYGPGSRVCRVCGNPHGLIRKYGLMCCRQCFRSNAKAIGFIKYR, from the exons ATGGGGCATTCGAACGTGTGGAACTCGCATCCGAAGAACTACGGCCCCGGATCCCGAGTTTG CCGTGTTTGTGGGAATCCTCATGGATTGATCAGGAAGTATGGGCTTATGTGTTGCAGACAGTGCTTCCGCAGCAATGCCAAAGCAATTGGCTTCATTAAG TACCGCTGA
- the LOC135640594 gene encoding uncharacterized protein LOC135640594, with amino-acid sequence MEEVRATTAWVANRATHVMVDSFELEKAVDSIQGSVPKVKWDFEGIHYFDGGPLTVQYLFVLDALNFCFWPDEELIYDHLASGLKASLQKDKYALDANRLQMYTGPQLRELLNWSRPLPLEEERVRLLHEVGLELERNFGGEAANLVKASKNSAASLISIITSNFPGFRDHSLYKGHQVFLYKRAQIFVADLWGAFKGEGYGKFNDISSITIFADYIIPAVLRQLGILKYSSALSDSIDSKIEVCAGSEEEVEIRACSIYAVEKMRELIKSKFKKQVLSIEMDLWLWSYGVRNSALPHHRTLSIYY; translated from the exons ATGGAGGAGGTGAGAGCCACCACGGCCTGGGTCGCCAACCGCGCCACGCATGTGATGGTCGACTCTTTCG AGCTTGAGAAAGCTGTGGATAGTATTCAAGGTTCAGTTCCGAAAGTGAAATGGGATTTTGAAGGGATTCACTACTTCGATGGTGGGCCACTAACTGTTCAATACTTATTTGTTCTTGATGCACTCAACTTCTGCTTTTGGCCAG ATGAAGAATTAATCTATGATCACTTAGCATCAGGCTTAAAGGCTTCACTGCAGAAAGATAAATATGCCCTTGATGCAAATCGTTTACAAATGTACACTG GTCCCCAACTGCGTGAACTATTGAATTGGTCACGCCCACTTCCACTAGAAGAGGAGCGAGTTCGCTTGCTGCACGAG GTAGGTCTGGAACTTGAGAGAAACTTTGGAGGAGAGGCAGCTAATCTTGTTAAGGCATCCAAaaattctgctgcatctttaattTCAATTATTACAAGCAACTTTCCTG GTTTTCGAGATCATTCTCTCTACAAAGGTCACCAGGTTTTCTTATACAAGAGGGCACAGATCTTTGTTGCTGATTTATGGGGTGCCTTCAAGGGTGAAGGATACGGAAAgttcaatgacattagttccatcACAATATTTGCCGACTATATCATCCCTGCTGTCCTGAGGCAGCTTGGCATACTGAAGTACAGTTCAGCTTTGTCCGACTCTATCGACTCAAAAATTGAAGTTTGCGCTGGTAGTGAGGAAGAAGTTGAGATACGTGCTTGCTCTATTTATGCTGTGGAGAAAATGAGAGAGCTCATcaaatcaaagttcaaaaaacAG GTGCTCAGTATAGAAATGGATCTTTGGCTTTGGTCCTATGGAGTTCGAAACTCCGCTTTGCCTCATCATCGCACACTTTCAATAtactattga